A single window of Nocardia higoensis DNA harbors:
- a CDS encoding class I SAM-dependent methyltransferase translates to MTQSPENWNSVYDNDTAPWVIGEPQPAILALERAGWIRGRVLDPGAGAGEHTIALTALGYDVLGIDLSPSAVAYARRNAADKGVPTARFEVVDVLTLADTGVDELGVFDTVVDSALFHVFGTAPEARAAYVRGLHRVCAPGGRVHILALSDTEPGFGPRIGESILRDSFVDGWEFEDLSTTVYRGRVTDLVAREAERYHLPTEGLIDTAAWLARIRRR, encoded by the coding sequence ATGACACAGTCGCCGGAGAACTGGAACAGCGTCTACGACAACGACACCGCCCCGTGGGTGATCGGGGAACCGCAACCCGCGATCCTGGCACTGGAGCGGGCAGGATGGATCCGCGGCCGGGTGCTCGATCCCGGCGCGGGCGCGGGTGAGCACACCATCGCCCTGACAGCACTGGGCTACGACGTGCTCGGCATCGACCTCTCCCCCAGCGCGGTGGCCTACGCCCGGCGCAACGCCGCCGACAAGGGAGTCCCGACAGCACGGTTCGAGGTGGTCGACGTGCTCACTCTCGCCGACACGGGTGTCGACGAACTGGGTGTCTTCGACACCGTGGTCGACAGTGCGTTGTTCCATGTCTTCGGTACAGCGCCCGAGGCCAGGGCCGCCTATGTGCGTGGGCTGCACCGGGTGTGCGCGCCCGGCGGTCGGGTGCACATCCTGGCGCTCTCCGACACCGAGCCGGGGTTCGGCCCGCGCATCGGCGAGTCGATCCTGCGCGACTCCTTCGTCGACGGCTGGGAATTCGAGGACCTGAGCACCACCGTCTATCGGGGCAGGGTCACCGATCTCGTGGCGCGGGAGGCCGAGCGCTACCACCTGCCCACCGAGGGGCTGATCGACACCGCCGCGTGGCTGGCACGCATCCGCCGCCGTTGA
- a CDS encoding helix-turn-helix transcriptional regulator has translation MTVERFSEIVARIERAALYPAEWSAAVDDVVAALGADRGGLIVTAPNGRTMTACSDGADDLRRSYNARYWRIDPIATALARAPAGLITTYEELLEPDYLRGHRFFRDWMVPHRLGNGILTVLHDGDRTVWLGAYPHRHRDLDRAQAAATMRLLLPHLRHALTVQAGLAQANAAHGAVAAVLDRYRHGVVIVTGGGTIEYANPAAANIFEARDGLAVGRRGHLESTDSAAAAALRALITAATRPAGPGVGGRRLVPRRGGGSPYALSVLPLETACVRDGERAALVVIVDPEREVRGGGQALRQLYGLTGAEARVAAGAMRGTGLRAIAEDLAVSVNTVRTHLQHVFDKCGTHRQAELVRLLTTVLLGTGEFDGPIE, from the coding sequence ATGACGGTCGAGAGATTCTCCGAGATCGTGGCGCGAATCGAGCGCGCCGCGCTGTATCCGGCCGAGTGGTCGGCGGCCGTGGACGATGTCGTCGCGGCGCTGGGTGCCGATCGGGGCGGATTGATCGTCACCGCGCCGAACGGTCGCACGATGACGGCATGTTCGGACGGAGCCGACGATCTGCGTCGCAGCTACAACGCCCGTTACTGGCGCATCGACCCGATCGCGACCGCCCTCGCCCGCGCACCGGCCGGCCTGATCACCACCTACGAGGAACTGCTGGAGCCCGACTATCTACGCGGACACCGGTTCTTCCGCGACTGGATGGTGCCGCACCGGCTGGGCAACGGCATCCTCACCGTTCTCCACGACGGCGACCGGACCGTGTGGCTCGGCGCCTACCCACACCGCCATCGCGATCTCGATCGCGCACAGGCCGCGGCGACGATGCGGCTGTTGCTTCCGCACCTGCGGCACGCACTCACCGTGCAAGCCGGTCTGGCCCAGGCGAATGCGGCGCACGGCGCCGTCGCAGCCGTGCTGGATCGCTACCGGCACGGGGTGGTCATCGTGACCGGCGGCGGGACGATCGAATACGCGAATCCCGCGGCGGCGAACATCTTCGAGGCACGTGACGGTCTCGCGGTCGGCCGCCGCGGCCACCTGGAATCGACCGACAGTGCCGCCGCCGCGGCACTGCGCGCGCTGATCACCGCCGCGACGCGTCCGGCCGGACCCGGAGTCGGCGGGCGCCGCCTGGTACCTCGGCGCGGCGGCGGGTCTCCCTACGCACTGTCGGTACTGCCGCTGGAAACTGCGTGCGTACGCGACGGCGAGCGCGCGGCCCTCGTCGTCATCGTCGACCCGGAGCGGGAGGTCCGCGGCGGCGGTCAGGCACTGCGCCAACTCTACGGTCTGACCGGCGCGGAGGCGCGGGTCGCCGCAGGGGCCATGCGCGGCACGGGGTTGCGGGCGATCGCCGAGGATTTGGCGGTGTCGGTGAACACCGTCCGGACTCATCTGCAGCACGTGTTCGACAAATGCGGCACGCATCGCCAGGCGGAACTGGTGCGATTGCTCACCACGGTGCTCCTGGGGACCGGTGAGTTCGACGGCCCGATCGAATAG
- a CDS encoding glycoside hydrolase domain-containing protein codes for MPTAVDFAARPIDPAAIRAAGHSAVLVYVAPSRPGANFGAKPVTREYTDRLRAVGLDVVSIWQFGKPGDARSPSDWTTGFDGGRRMGLQAAQIHQAAGGPEHCPIFFAVDEDISLQQWNTGAVHFFRGVNEAIGRDRTGVYGSSRVCAWAIEDDVIGRSTSAGKRWAWQTRAWSDNRLDTPEAVLYQRVIDTPGNPGPLIDGSSVDIDDILAADYGQWSIDRRATVVTPPAFTELDRMGNSRSQRWGARITNFLLHTQEGNGTAESLAGYLNNPANGVSYHYTLRQAILCDVVDTDYASWSVLDANSHTINLCFAGSRAAWSREQWLAIEGDLRIAAWVAVQDAKKYGFATDVIAPPYTRRDGISDHKYVTECLGIGTHTDVGFHFPWDIFARHVREFADGTGPVPPGAIDAKAAVTPWLGRRLGPPGEQTTPDGVGRFVRYEHGHVYWHPSTGAYAIPESLFGKYAETGWEAGPLGYPITDHTVLHDRSGAAWGEVQGFERGALYHRTGRPVYHLRGAIRERWNRSGFENGPLGWPTSDEIPFDESAYQEFEHGRIYWVPKQTIALRRVDGGDEPLPEAP; via the coding sequence ATGCCGACCGCAGTCGATTTCGCCGCACGTCCGATAGATCCGGCCGCCATCAGAGCCGCCGGGCACAGCGCCGTGCTGGTCTATGTGGCCCCGAGCAGGCCGGGCGCGAACTTCGGCGCCAAACCGGTGACCAGGGAATACACCGACCGACTGCGCGCTGTGGGGCTCGATGTCGTGTCCATCTGGCAGTTCGGCAAGCCGGGCGATGCCCGCTCACCCTCGGACTGGACCACCGGTTTCGACGGCGGCCGCCGGATGGGACTGCAGGCCGCGCAGATCCACCAGGCGGCGGGCGGGCCCGAGCACTGCCCCATCTTCTTCGCGGTGGACGAGGACATCTCCCTGCAGCAGTGGAACACCGGAGCGGTCCACTTCTTCCGTGGCGTGAACGAGGCCATCGGACGCGATCGCACCGGCGTCTACGGCTCGTCTAGGGTGTGCGCGTGGGCCATCGAGGACGACGTGATCGGCCGGTCGACTTCGGCGGGCAAACGCTGGGCCTGGCAGACCCGCGCATGGTCGGACAATCGCCTCGACACCCCCGAAGCCGTGCTGTACCAGCGGGTCATCGACACCCCTGGCAATCCGGGTCCGCTCATCGACGGCAGCTCGGTCGACATCGACGACATCCTCGCCGCCGACTACGGGCAGTGGTCCATCGATCGCCGAGCGACCGTCGTGACGCCTCCGGCATTCACCGAACTCGATCGGATGGGCAACTCCCGCTCGCAGCGTTGGGGCGCCCGCATCACCAATTTCCTGCTGCACACCCAGGAAGGCAACGGCACAGCGGAATCGCTGGCCGGTTACCTGAACAACCCGGCCAACGGGGTCTCCTACCACTACACGCTGCGCCAGGCGATCCTGTGCGACGTGGTGGACACCGACTACGCCTCGTGGTCGGTGCTCGACGCCAACAGCCACACGATCAACCTCTGCTTCGCGGGCAGCCGCGCCGCCTGGTCGCGTGAGCAGTGGCTGGCCATCGAAGGCGATCTGCGGATCGCGGCATGGGTGGCGGTGCAGGACGCGAAGAAGTACGGCTTCGCCACCGATGTCATCGCCCCGCCCTACACCAGGCGTGACGGAATCTCCGACCACAAGTACGTCACCGAATGCCTCGGCATCGGCACCCACACCGACGTGGGCTTCCACTTCCCCTGGGACATCTTCGCCCGGCACGTCCGCGAGTTCGCCGACGGCACCGGTCCGGTTCCGCCGGGGGCCATCGACGCCAAGGCGGCGGTGACACCGTGGCTCGGCAGGCGGTTGGGACCGCCGGGTGAGCAGACGACCCCTGACGGGGTGGGCCGCTTCGTCCGGTACGAGCACGGTCATGTGTACTGGCACCCGTCCACCGGCGCGTACGCGATCCCCGAATCACTGTTCGGCAAGTACGCCGAGACCGGCTGGGAGGCAGGACCGCTGGGCTACCCGATCACCGATCACACCGTGCTCCACGACCGCAGCGGCGCCGCATGGGGCGAGGTGCAGGGCTTCGAGCGCGGAGCGCTCTACCACCGCACCGGAAGGCCGGTGTACCACCTGCGCGGCGCGATCAGGGAACGCTGGAACCGCAGCGGCTTCGAGAACGGGCCGCTCGGCTGGCCGACATCCGACGAGATCCCCTTCGACGAGAGCGCTTACCAGGAATTCGAGCACGGCCGGATCTACTGGGTCCCGAAACAGACGATCGCGCTGCGCCGGGTGGACGGCGGCGACGAGCCGCTGCCGGAAGCGCCCTGA
- a CDS encoding thiamine pyrophosphate-dependent enzyme, with protein MSGPDPAGAALNEAFRSSVAALTPIRAALPPGYTTADLWELFEAQVASRHLDLAARRLGAERRGFYSIGSSGHEGNVALAAATRPTDPALLHYRSGAFFTHRARRAGVADPIRDVLLGVVAAAADPISGGRHKVFGSAAAHVIPQTSTIASHLPRAVGLAFALDRAHRAGLDIAWPADAVVLCTFGDASANHSTAAGAINAAVHTAYQGAPMPILFVCEDNGLGISVPTPPGWIQHAYGSRPGLRYLTADACDLRAALAACATAVDHVRVHRTPAFLHLRTVRLLGHAGSDLESAYRRPADIAADLRRDPVLATARLLADTGAGHPRALLNRYDAIAARVTRTAESICAETKLDSASAVVAPLAPARPDAVRADVLRGRTTEPVRQSHSGQGGDGPPGSADPLSPDRPSTSTSTNRPSISTGTGAGTDTNPPSGNASSPGRTADSDGYGGHGDNAASAATPEDTPVTLAQAINATLAFLLEKDHDVLVFGEDVGRKGGVYGVTKGLRARFGPRRVFDTILDEQSVLGTALGAGLAGFVPIPEIQYLAYLHNAADQLRGEAATLGFFSAGRYRNPMVVRIAGLAYQRGFGGHFHNDNSLAALRDIPGVVLAVPARADDAAALLRTCVSAARVDGRVCVLVEPIALYHTRDLFPGDGAWAVPANDPEHVEIGRARCHGDGQDLTIVTFGNGVPMSLRAAARLARGAIHARVLDLRWLAPLPVEDLLHHAAATGRVLVADETRRSGGVSESICAALIDAGYRGALTRVTSEDSFVPLGPAAATVLLDEATIESAARSLVDA; from the coding sequence ATGAGCGGCCCCGATCCCGCCGGGGCAGCGTTGAACGAGGCGTTCCGGTCCTCCGTCGCCGCGCTCACGCCCATCCGTGCGGCGCTCCCGCCGGGATACACCACGGCCGACCTGTGGGAACTGTTCGAGGCGCAGGTCGCCAGCAGGCACCTGGATCTCGCGGCCCGTCGGCTCGGGGCGGAACGCCGAGGCTTCTACAGCATCGGATCCTCGGGGCACGAGGGCAATGTGGCATTGGCCGCCGCCACCCGCCCCACCGATCCGGCGCTGCTGCACTACCGCTCCGGTGCGTTCTTCACGCACCGCGCCCGACGTGCCGGAGTCGCCGATCCCATCCGCGACGTGCTGCTCGGCGTGGTCGCCGCGGCCGCCGACCCGATCTCCGGCGGCAGGCACAAAGTGTTCGGCAGTGCCGCCGCCCACGTCATCCCGCAGACCTCGACCATCGCCTCACACCTGCCCCGCGCGGTCGGCCTGGCGTTCGCCCTCGACCGCGCGCACCGCGCCGGACTCGACATCGCCTGGCCCGCCGACGCCGTCGTGCTGTGCACTTTCGGTGACGCGTCCGCCAACCACTCCACCGCCGCGGGTGCGATCAATGCCGCCGTGCACACCGCCTACCAGGGTGCACCCATGCCGATCCTGTTCGTCTGCGAGGACAACGGCCTCGGCATCAGCGTCCCCACTCCCCCGGGCTGGATCCAGCACGCCTACGGCTCCCGCCCCGGCCTACGCTATCTCACCGCCGACGCCTGCGATCTCCGCGCCGCTCTGGCCGCCTGCGCGACCGCCGTCGACCACGTCCGCGTCCACCGCACTCCCGCCTTCCTGCACCTGCGCACCGTCCGCTTGCTCGGCCACGCGGGCTCGGACCTGGAATCGGCCTACCGCCGCCCCGCCGACATCGCCGCCGACCTCCGCCGCGACCCGGTCCTGGCCACCGCTCGCCTGCTCGCCGACACCGGCGCCGGGCATCCTCGCGCCCTGCTCAACCGCTACGACGCGATCGCCGCCCGCGTCACCCGCACGGCCGAATCCATATGTGCCGAAACAAAACTCGACTCCGCTTCGGCTGTGGTCGCCCCTCTGGCACCTGCCCGCCCCGATGCCGTTCGCGCCGATGTCCTGCGCGGGCGCACGACCGAGCCGGTCCGGCAGAGTCATTCGGGTCAGGGCGGTGACGGCCCCCCGGGCTCGGCCGATCCCCTGAGCCCGGACCGGCCGAGCACCAGCACCAGCACCAACCGACCGAGCATTAGCACTGGCACCGGCGCTGGCACCGATACAAACCCGCCGAGTGGCAACGCAAGCAGCCCCGGTCGCACCGCCGACTCCGACGGTTACGGCGGGCACGGCGACAACGCCGCGAGCGCGGCGACTCCCGAGGACACCCCGGTCACCCTCGCACAGGCGATCAATGCGACGCTCGCCTTCCTATTGGAGAAGGACCACGATGTGCTCGTCTTCGGTGAGGACGTGGGCCGCAAGGGCGGCGTGTACGGGGTGACCAAAGGGCTGCGGGCGCGGTTCGGTCCGCGCCGGGTCTTCGACACGATTCTCGACGAGCAGAGCGTCCTCGGCACGGCACTGGGCGCCGGCCTGGCGGGATTCGTACCGATCCCGGAGATCCAGTACCTCGCGTACCTGCACAATGCCGCCGATCAATTGCGCGGCGAGGCGGCGACTCTCGGCTTCTTCTCCGCGGGCCGCTACCGCAATCCGATGGTGGTGCGCATCGCGGGACTGGCCTACCAGAGGGGCTTCGGCGGTCACTTCCACAACGACAATTCGCTCGCCGCCCTGCGTGACATCCCCGGCGTGGTGCTCGCCGTACCCGCCCGCGCCGACGACGCCGCCGCCCTGCTGCGCACCTGCGTGTCGGCCGCCCGGGTGGACGGCCGGGTGTGTGTGCTGGTCGAGCCGATCGCGCTCTATCACACCCGCGATCTGTTTCCCGGCGACGGCGCGTGGGCCGTGCCCGCGAACGACCCCGAGCATGTCGAGATCGGCCGCGCCCGCTGTCACGGCGATGGGCAGGACCTGACCATCGTCACCTTCGGCAACGGCGTGCCCATGAGCCTGCGTGCCGCGGCGAGGCTGGCACGCGGCGCAATCCACGCCCGGGTCCTGGACCTGCGCTGGCTGGCCCCATTGCCGGTCGAGGACCTACTGCACCACGCCGCGGCTACCGGGCGGGTACTCGTCGCCGACGAGACGCGCCGCAGTGGCGGTGTCTCCGAATCGATCTGCGCCGCCTTGATCGATGCCGGTTATCGGGGCGCACTCACTCGGGTCACCTCCGAGGACAGCTTCGTCCCACTCGGACCGGCCGCGGCTACGGTGCTGCTCGACGAGGCCACGATCGAATCGGCCGCACGGTCGCTGGTAGACGCTTGA
- the pgl gene encoding 6-phosphogluconolactonase produces the protein MSETPAGRYADQKRRVAAGFPADTVQVYPGTDELVRAAARRFVEVVVAAQAARGSASVVLTGGGTGIGLLEHVRGEPGEIDWSTLDIFWGDERFVPAGDPERNELQAREALLDHVPVDPHRVHVVATSDGEYPDPVEAAAEYSAAVHAHLEEHGGFDLHLLGMGGEGHVNSLFPDTDAVREERELVVAVTDSPKPPSVRVTLTLPAIRKARHVVLVVGGAAKAEAVAAALKGADPVDIPAAGARGAESTTWLLDKAAATAVR, from the coding sequence ATGAGTGAGACACCCGCCGGCCGTTACGCCGACCAGAAGCGTCGCGTCGCGGCAGGTTTCCCCGCGGACACCGTGCAGGTGTACCCCGGCACCGACGAGTTGGTGCGCGCCGCCGCCCGGCGCTTCGTGGAGGTGGTGGTCGCCGCTCAGGCCGCGCGTGGGTCCGCCTCGGTGGTGCTGACCGGCGGTGGTACCGGCATCGGCCTGCTCGAGCACGTGCGCGGGGAGCCCGGCGAGATCGACTGGTCCACGCTGGATATCTTCTGGGGCGACGAGCGTTTCGTGCCCGCGGGCGATCCGGAGCGCAACGAACTGCAAGCCCGCGAGGCCCTGCTCGATCACGTGCCCGTCGACCCGCACCGTGTGCACGTGGTGGCGACCAGCGACGGCGAGTATCCCGATCCGGTGGAGGCCGCCGCGGAATACTCGGCGGCGGTGCACGCTCACCTCGAGGAGCACGGCGGCTTCGATCTGCACCTGCTCGGCATGGGCGGCGAGGGGCACGTGAACTCGCTGTTCCCCGACACCGACGCGGTGCGCGAAGAGCGCGAACTCGTGGTCGCGGTGACCGATTCCCCCAAGCCACCGTCGGTGCGGGTGACATTGACGCTGCCCGCGATTCGCAAGGCTCGCCATGTGGTGCTGGTGGTGGGCGGCGCGGCCAAGGCCGAGGCGGTCGCGGCGGCGCTGAAAGGCGCGGATCCGGTCGACATCCCGGCCGCGGGCGCACGCGGCGCGGAGTCCACCACCTGGTTGTTGGACAAGGCCGCCGCGACCGCGGTGCGCTGA
- a CDS encoding MFS transporter has product MDTTAVRLSGRQWWLLAVGCMGVALVIAAMAALYTALPEIAADTGATQQQLTWIIDGYTLMLACLVLPCGALGDRYGRRLVLVLGLVVFSLASALPLALNSPTWLIVARAFAGVGAALVMPSTLSLLTANFPESRRSAAIATWAGVAGVSAVIGFLGSGLLLEFFSWLSIFVGMAAAGAVLAVAGCTVVDSVDDSRPAMDPLGTVCSAAAVGLLVIGAIEAPVRGWTDPLTLFALVGAVLAGVGFVFVELRVRRPLLDVRLFAVRGFGAGSVAVGMQFLAAFGTFLLIMQFMQLFLGYSALKSAVALAPMIVPMIALAMAAPYLAERYGLRLPTLTGVGMIGIALLGLSRLTPESDYLDLLWPLLVMSSGLGLSSPPATAAIIANTPAAKHGVASAVNDAAREVGAAVGIAIAGSVLAAGYTERIAPILPQLPEQAREPVGGSLAAAVQVAEQAGPQADPLVDAAQSAFMHGASNAALALGVVTLVAAALLGLWAPGRSATPAVLRPEEAARGGTPSDEVSAVEEAAVRRRTGSDGSKKATHA; this is encoded by the coding sequence ATGGATACCACCGCGGTTCGGTTGTCCGGGAGACAGTGGTGGCTGCTGGCCGTCGGCTGTATGGGAGTGGCGCTGGTCATCGCGGCGATGGCCGCGCTCTACACCGCCCTGCCGGAGATCGCCGCGGACACCGGCGCGACGCAGCAGCAGCTGACCTGGATCATCGACGGATACACCCTCATGCTGGCCTGCCTGGTGCTGCCCTGCGGCGCGCTCGGTGACCGCTACGGCCGCAGACTGGTGCTCGTTCTGGGGCTGGTGGTGTTCTCGCTGGCCTCGGCGTTGCCGCTGGCGCTGAACTCGCCCACCTGGCTGATCGTCGCCAGGGCGTTCGCGGGCGTCGGGGCGGCACTGGTCATGCCTTCGACCTTGTCGCTGCTCACCGCCAACTTCCCGGAGTCCCGGCGCTCGGCCGCCATCGCGACCTGGGCTGGTGTGGCCGGCGTCAGCGCGGTGATCGGCTTCCTCGGGTCCGGCCTGCTGTTGGAGTTCTTCTCCTGGCTCTCGATCTTCGTCGGCATGGCCGCGGCGGGTGCCGTGCTGGCGGTGGCCGGGTGCACGGTCGTCGATTCCGTCGATGACTCCCGTCCGGCCATGGATCCGCTCGGCACGGTGTGTTCGGCGGCCGCGGTCGGCCTGCTGGTGATCGGCGCGATCGAGGCGCCCGTGCGGGGCTGGACCGACCCGCTCACGCTGTTCGCGCTGGTGGGCGCCGTGCTCGCCGGGGTCGGGTTCGTGTTCGTAGAACTGCGGGTGCGGCGGCCGTTGCTGGACGTGCGGCTGTTCGCGGTGCGTGGTTTCGGCGCCGGATCGGTGGCCGTGGGTATGCAGTTCCTGGCGGCGTTCGGAACGTTCCTGCTGATCATGCAGTTCATGCAGTTGTTCCTCGGCTACAGCGCGCTGAAATCGGCGGTGGCCCTGGCGCCCATGATCGTGCCGATGATCGCGCTGGCGATGGCCGCGCCGTATCTGGCCGAGCGCTACGGGCTGCGCCTGCCGACTCTGACCGGCGTCGGCATGATCGGCATCGCGCTGTTGGGTCTGTCCCGGCTCACACCCGAGAGCGACTACCTCGATCTGCTCTGGCCGTTGCTGGTGATGAGCAGCGGGCTCGGGTTGAGTTCGCCGCCCGCCACCGCGGCGATCATCGCCAACACCCCGGCCGCCAAACACGGTGTGGCCTCAGCGGTCAACGACGCCGCCCGCGAAGTGGGCGCGGCGGTCGGCATCGCCATCGCCGGCAGCGTGCTGGCCGCCGGCTACACCGAGCGGATCGCCCCGATCCTGCCGCAGTTGCCCGAGCAGGCCCGCGAGCCGGTCGGTGGATCCCTGGCCGCCGCCGTGCAGGTGGCCGAGCAGGCCGGGCCGCAGGCCGATCCGCTCGTCGACGCCGCGCAGTCCGCCTTCATGCACGGTGCGAGCAATGCCGCTCTCGCGCTCGGCGTCGTGACACTGGTGGCCGCTGCCCTGCTCGGTCTCTGGGCGCCGGGCCGCAGCGCCACGCCGGCCGTCCTCCGGCCCGAAGAAGCCGCTCGAGGGGGTACGCCGTCGGACGAGGTGAGCGCCGTCGAAGAGGCAGCGGTGCGGCGGCGAACCGGGAGCGACGGCTCGAAGAAGGCGACGCACGCCTGA
- a CDS encoding TetR/AcrR family transcriptional regulator: protein MTTGADDSGADPRTARSRRRLLDAAATLLESGGPEAVTIEAVTRLSKVARTTLYRHFASARQLRAATLERLLPPVIETAPPGGLRDGLVTSLVRQAAIIDEAPLHMSGLAWLATADRDSGADGATDSLRTRLIEQYRAPFDRVLETPEARARLGDFDRTRALAQLLGPIVFAKLVGLETTTPEDCARLVDDFLIARDAERERERRSSAS from the coding sequence ATGACCACCGGCGCCGACGACTCCGGGGCTGATCCGCGCACCGCGCGCTCTCGCCGGCGATTGCTGGACGCGGCTGCCACCCTGCTCGAATCCGGTGGGCCGGAGGCGGTCACGATCGAGGCGGTCACCCGGCTGTCCAAGGTCGCCCGCACCACGCTGTACCGGCATTTCGCCAGCGCGAGGCAGTTGCGGGCCGCCACGCTGGAACGGCTGTTGCCGCCCGTCATCGAAACCGCGCCGCCCGGCGGGCTTCGTGATGGCTTGGTCACCTCACTCGTCCGGCAGGCCGCGATCATCGACGAAGCGCCGCTGCACATGAGCGGCTTGGCCTGGCTGGCCACCGCGGACCGGGACTCCGGCGCCGACGGCGCGACCGACTCGCTGCGCACGCGGCTGATCGAGCAGTATCGCGCACCCTTCGATCGCGTGCTCGAAACACCGGAAGCTCGAGCGAGATTGGGCGATTTCGATCGCACCCGAGCCCTGGCGCAACTCCTGGGCCCCATAGTCTTCGCCAAGCTCGTCGGCCTGGAGACCACCACCCCGGAGGACTGCGCCCGTCTCGTCGACGACTTCCTCATCGCCCGTGATGCCGAACGCGAGCGAGAGCGCCGATCCTCGGCCTCGTGA